Below is a genomic region from Betta splendens chromosome 8, fBetSpl5.4, whole genome shotgun sequence.
aatgaatgaaaacaaactgactATTTAAGTAGTTGAGAGTCACGTACTTGTCTAGTTTATTGAAGCAGTGATCAGCCAAAATACTGGCTTAAATAACAAAGTCAGTGTGTTTTCAGCATTAGCTGATTTCAGCCCATTATTGACTAACTCACCCCTTCAACCTTCTTTTCTACATATTTGATGCTGTTCTTGCTAATTTGCCTGTCGGCCTCTTAAACAGCTAACTAGCGCGACATTGACTTGTTACCAGCCCGATGCCCGGTGGCAGGGCCGGTTCTGCAGCTGGCAGATGGGAGTGGAGGCCGGGATGGAGCGGTGAGCAATCCTTTGACGTCAGGGCGCCTCCTGTTTTCCTGCTTCAACCTGCTGGAACTGTGCTCTTTGATTTACTCTAATGCTCCTAAAGAGCAACACCAGCTCCGCCCTGATCCGCAGCAGCGTGTGTCACCCACCGTGTTCTGAActctctgtcctccaggtcAGGAATCTCCTGAAGGTGCTGAATAGTTGACAAcataaacaaatcatttctttATATATTCACATATTTTCGAAATGACACATTTGTCAGCAAGAACTGATGCTGCTTACACAGCTATTCACAGTATCTAACAGTCCATTTCTCATTGTAGTCTGTCTGTCATGCATCATTAGTGGCTGAATGTGTGTGATAACCTGCTTTGGGTTCCTCCCTTGGACCTTTAGTAGTACATAGCTGACATCCTTGACATGCCTCACATACTGAAACCAGCCTGGTGAGTTCCTGAAATAACCTGTGGAGCAACACGGGCCTGAGACTCAGCGGAGGATTCCCTCGCCATGCAGCCATGAGATGCCCCAAAGGTTCTGTGGTTCCAAGGACAAAACTAAAATGGCCTCCACTGAGCTGTGGTGAGTCAACAACCTGCTGACTAGAAACAATCAGGACATAGAACACAGATAAGCTGCAAACCCACACAGAGGCACCGTTACATGGTTTAGTGCTTCACTTCAGTTTCCTGGATTCAGCAAACAGGCAAATATGAATGGAGCGAGACAATGTTCAGAGGCTCAGAGGACCCAGCTTCTAGTCTGATGAAGTGGTCCCGTAGTTCGCTAAGCAGCGTCTGTGTGGAGCTTCTCGCCTTCGCGATGCTGAGCTCCGCACTCGTCCCACTAACATCACGTTTCCGAGGCACGCCGTTCTATTTTGGAAGCCGTGCCTCACGCGAAATGATGCATGATGCATGAAAACCAGAGCCTCCCTTTAACTGCCGGGCCTTGGCTGGACTGACAGCCACTCATCAAGAACCACAGAGCGCTCTGCAGCGGAGACAAACCGAAAAAACAGAAGTGAAGTCGCTGCCATGAAAGCTAATGTTTGGTTCTGACAGATGGAGGGAGTCCGGTTAACAGACCTCAGCCAGAGCTGAGCCAGACGTGTGTGGGTTGGGTTCTGGTCCTCTGGACGGTTCCCTCAGACCATCTGAACCCAGATGCTTCAGTTCAGAGCTCTTTGTTGTTCAACgccagattcacgtttaatgaTGTTATAGTTGCTGATTGTTCACATTACTTCCTCAAAGCAACTTCCCACATTAAAGATCATTGTCTCACTACTTCCCAAAGCAACACCCACCAACCGACACCCAGATTCACAGCAGGACGTCAGGCGCTCGTCCGATGTGTCGATGGGCAGAGATTCATCAATCTGCATCAACAATGTTCCTGTGAAACTGTGAAGGTTTCACTGTCTCCAGGTGATGAAGTCATTGTCATTGACCTTCGGGCTTCTCTGAGCCAAAGCTCATTTACCGGTGATTTCTGTGTGCAGACTTTTTTCGAGCATTCGAGTGGATCCAAGGATCTTCCAGCCGCCTTCAGACCGTTACTGAGGAGGGATCCCGTCCACGCTGCTGACTCAGTAATCCCACCACTTACTTAACAGTCGAGTCGCAGCAGGAGGGAGCCTCCAATCAGACTAATTGGATTGACTTATCAGTAAGTGACCGTAGGGAGGGGACAGCTGTCTGACACAAAGCATCTCAGCTTCATAGGGTGTAAACACGTCCGTCTACGCAAGTCATGGTATCGCTGTATATATTACACTTTACactgtaaatgttgttttatcGAGTACCAGGAACCAGCATCATGAATCCTGGGAGGCATGAACCTTTAGTGATGCTGACTTGGTAATAATGTCCGATGAAGCCACCACTCAAGCTGAGGTGACCAGCACATCCACAGGGAACCAGGAGCTCCGACCCAGTTAGACCCATTAGAACCAGTCATTCTGCTCCTTAACGTGTGCAGAGCCCAGTCAAACCATGTCCCACGTACCAGTGACACCAGTGCCTGCTTGCAGGGAGCAGCCCAGACGGGTCATGTGAGTGGGGGCTGGGCTTCACATTCCTGTGTCACTGAGCTTCTGCAGCACAGTGAACAGCTAACTACTGGTGAAACAGGCCTTTAAATGTCTCTACTCTGGAGCAAACTGTGACACATTTGTCTTCGTAGTCCGACTTCAGGTTTAGTGTGACGGCCATCATTTGTTTGTCTCCCTAACAAGTGGAGATATGTTTTAACTGAATCATACTCATGCCTGTGGATTATTTACACATCTAAACAGAACTCATCATGAAACCACATCAGATTCCGAAGCTGTAGCTTCAATGAGTCACTCACCAAtatgaagataaaaaaaaaacaagttggaCAAAAGACATCCAAAGTTGcgcaataatttatttaatttgttgacATATTACAAAACAATATGTacagtgtaaaaacaaaatgttgctTGAACGCCACCAACCCTTGAACAAACCATAGTGTGACGGGCATTTGGTGAACAGTGGGGAAAACAAACCTGTGGGGCTGCGCAGCCTCAGTAACAGTGTGTGAAGGTCACCGCCTCAGGGCCGTCTAACACTGACAATAACAGGCGACTCGGCTTCTTTTGATCTAGAAGAGTTGCTTAACATGTCCACGCAGCCACTCTGGATCTTCATGCAACTAAACACAGCTTCATTATAAGACAGAAGGTTGAAAACGTAGGCTCGGGCCAAGTGAGACGTTGGCACGACAGAGTGGAGAGAAATACTGGATCCTTCAAAAGGTGGAGTGAGTGCAGCAGAGTTCCGTGGTTTCTCCTTTATCCTCCTCCACTCAACAAACAGAGCACAGATTCGCTCCCAAGTCCGGGCTTCGCAGCCAAAGTTCGTCTCGTCTGAACAATCGCCCGCTTTCCTTCGGTTCCACTCAAAAACCTCCTCAGACAAATTGAAGGGTCGCGTCTCCCATCCGAGACCCTTGCGCTCATCTCTTCTTCTTGCTGGTTCGCagcatcttcttcctcttcaggaTCATCTCGTAGAGCTTCTCCAGGCCGGGCTGCAGCCCCCGGCCGTCCAGCGCGGAGCAGCCCTGCGTGTGGCGCAACGTGGACGAGCTCAGCTCGTGGAGGGCCAGCGCCTTctccacctgaaacacacagacgagGCAGCGGAGGTGAGTCACCGTCCAGAGGAATGCTCCATTTAAAGGCTCTCGGGTGCCTTTGGATCCACAGCCAACATGAAACCCCACATCCTGTGATAAGCTCTACGGTTAAATATTTACCTCGGACACGGACGCAGCTCCATCCAGGTCCTGTTTGTTGGCCAGAACCAGCAGGGGCACCCCCTGGTTCTCCGCCGACCGGCTGATCCTGTGCAGCTCCACCTTGGCCTCCTCCATgcgctctgtctctgcagcgtcCACCACGAACACCAGTCCATCCGTGCGCCTGGTGTACGACTTCCACAGGGGCCGGAGCTTCTCCTGGCCACCGACGTCCCACACCTGGAAGGTGGTGTTGCTGCTCTTGGAGCTGCCCATGTTCACCTTAATCCGCTCCATGTTGAACCCCTTAGTGGGGATGGTCTCGACAAACTCCCACAGCTTGAGCCTGTACAGAAGGGCCGTTTTTCCAGCCGAGTCCAAACCAATCACGACCACGTGCATTGACTGGAAGCTGGGGAGGAACGGGGTGCTGGGGGCGATCTCCGTCAACTGGTTCCCCATGTTTGTCGCCTGTGAAGCTGAACACTCCCTTTATTGTGTCCCGCTGGGTCGGTatgtgcagcagcaacagaggagtTCACACCTGGGCCCGGCTTCACTTCAAAGCctggagagaggggggaggggggcggttaaccacaacacaacacagcggAGACCCACGGCCAACGTTTGTCCACGATCTCAGAAGCTACTTTAATAGAGTCGTCGGAATAATACGTGGACGTCAAATTACAGCGAAACAGGAGACGCGGTGAAAAGAGGCTGAAGACTAGAAGTCAGAGGAATGTTCGCTGGAATTGACTGGAAACGGATTCCGTGGAAACCACTGTTAACTTATGCTAGCTGCCGACGCCGCTCaaactggttctgctggtttcaCACGAACACATTTTCAGGCACGAGAAGAAACTAAGAGCGGCTCCCACGTACGTGGTAAAAGTGCGTGAGAAGCACGTCGTAACCGAAGAAAAAGCGGCGACTCGTTTTCCTCGCGGCGCGTTCAAACAAACAACGAAGCAATTTTAATATCTTACCTGCGGAAACTTTGGCGCTCAGTTAATTAATCCACGTTATTTATGCGAAGAAATTTTCCAAAATTGTCCGAGTTGACTTTAAACGAAtcaaacatggtgtttttcGGAGCAGCTTTAAGCAGTGAAGATACGATCCGAACGTCGGACGAAGACTGGGAGCGGGGGAGACGCTGCGCCGGGATAGGAGCTGCCCTCTGGTGACGTCACACAGCGTGGGCGGggctttctctgtctgtcaatCTAATCAACATAGATACATACATACTTTACTCATCTCTCACATCTGTTTAATTTAGTAACacaagatgaaaacacaaagttATCCGGTTGGTCAAGTACATGTCAAATCATTTAGTAGCTTCTCTATTCTGACCGCAGTGGTGTGTTCTACAGCTGATGGCCATAAATGGGCTtcataataaacattaaaaataactGAAAGCATTTTATATGAATCTGAGATAAAATATTTAGTGTTCTACAGTGTATCCACATTCCTGAAGCCATCTGGTGAATAGAAAACATCTGTGTTGACACTGAAACCCTGTAGTAACAATACTAAtggtgtacagtactgtatgtagaagaagaataaagtATATCATCAATATGAAAGCATCTCACAATAATATTAAAGATAAGCTTCAGCAGCATGTGTTCAGTATAAACTGAAGGAAAATAATCTGTACTATAACAAACAGCAATAATGTTTATGGTTGGTATCAACAGGATAAAGAGCTGAAACAGTCTTCACCACACAGTGTTATCTATGACATAATGGCTCATTTGGTCATTTGTATTGATTTGCATGAGAGCTCCTCCACATGATAATGAcatgggtgagtgtgtgtgtgtattagtgtgtgtgcgtgacctATTGACTGAGTGATTGACTGAGTGACTGAAGCCAGGCAGTCTGACTGCTTGGTGAGGATGTGGactcatggacacacacacacacacacgcacacgcacacacacacacacacacacacacacacacacacaaaataacatGAAAAAAATCTCTCACTTTTTTAGAAAAATACGTTTTTTGGTTGTCAATTTGATGCAAATATAggtacaaacacactcacacacacacacacacacacacacacacacacacacacacacacacacacacacacacacagaaaataaatacatgtttcatatacagtagctgtggaaACTCAGACAGATTCAAAGGTTCCGATTTGAATACGGTGAAGCGCTGCCAGATGGAATTACTGTACGTCTGATTATATTATCACCATGAAGTCAGGGAATTGTCACATGCCTGTGTTTCTATCCTGGAAACTTGAGGTAAATCAAAAGTAAGGCTGTTATCAGCAGTGTTCAGAATgatgtaatataaaaaaaactgtcGTGAAGCTCCGAGGCAGGAGCTTCCATTAGACAGAGATAGACAGGAAGCGAGGGGTATTACACACAACACATTCCCTGACCTGGGAAGgaaaactttaaaaacatcCTCCGTCTAAATACAAACTAAAacgtatttttttattttaaacaccaTCCAAATCCAACTAACAGAAGTCTAATGTCATCATTGATGAGGTGATAGCACCCCCTGTTGTCAGCAGGAAGAATAGCAGCTTTGCTGGACTCAATCACACTGTTCactgtttttaatttctgcatTTATTCTTTTGTGGCCAGAAGGGAAGACAAGCTGCTGGAGGTTTACCAACCAACGACCCACAGAGTCCAaacgctgagctgcaggaggtgtcAGGTGTGATTTCTCTACCCTGCTAGAGCTGCCTCtgtctcagttacagcagcagggGAGCATTAGTTGCCTGGAAACTCCTGTTAGCAGAGTCAGGGACAGAAGCCACCGACTCCTCACCGGCACCGGTTCTGTccgctcaggctgctgcttcctgctctgccGGTAAGTCAAACACTGCTTTGTTGCTTCAGccttcagtcagtcagtcagtcagtcatcaCTGTGCtgcaataaaacaatatattacTAAATATACTAAAAGTCCACCAGAGTTCCTAAGATGCTTTGTTGTCTAGTTGTTTTACATCACTGTGTAGGAAATCATTTGAAAAGACAAAGAATGATTTTTTTCAACATTACTttgcaaatattttatttaataaatttgCCTCCTGAGATCTTTGACTCAAAGCCTTCATTAGTGTTAATGCATTTGCTACATAATAATTGTAAACGTGCAGATTATCGCTATGCCATCTATGTAACACTGATAATGTTGCTAAGTAAGTGATGGCAGTGGTTGGGCCTCAGATCGTATCAGGTGACTCTGTGGTCAGATCCAGTATCAGAGACCAGTCAGAGACGACATCTGGTTTatttactggtgtgtgtgtctgtctctgcacTGAATATTTGTATCTGCTCTGTGTATTTGCTgcctgtcctccagctgctccacaccAGGATGTCTGCCATGCACTGGGAGGCCAGGCGCCGCCAGCGCGCTCTGGAACGCAGGATGTTCCGGTCCAAACAGCAGGTGCAGAATGTAACTGTTACATCAGCAATAAGAACGTCCAGCACCACATCTGACACCTACGGTCCAGGAAGCAGTGCGTTATATTCAGAAACAAACATTATAACTGCTCTTCATTTACAATGTTAAATGCATTAGacgagctgaaaacagcagAACCCGTCAAACAGCGTGGTTCTGTTGTTTaactgagctgagctgtgataCCCAGCACGGGTCCAACCTGCTTCCTGAgcctgacaaaacaaaacaatgtgcGTGTGTCCAGTTACAATGAATTGTTCTATTAGTCAGGAGGTTTTCATTCTGTTCCTCTGTATCTGTATGTGCTGACAGGTGCACAGCAGTCCTGAGGCCGCCAGTGACTCCCCCCAACCAAACACAGGTCAAGATGCTCACACAGTATGGGCCTAATGTAGTAGAACATACTATATAATCACTGTCAGAGCAGAGTTTTGAAAAGGCTCCAGTTTTACTCCTATAACTGGCTTCATAGCATCGTCTTCCACACTAAGCGGTTCAGTGTCTGTTCATATGAGTGTGATACAATCCAGACTCCCTCTGACCCAGATGTGAACTGGTGTCAGTGTCTAATGAGACAACGACTTCCTGTGTGCTGACCAGTAAATGGGGCACCACTTCCACCAGTTACCTTGGTCCTAATGAGTCTTCTCCCTGCTTCCACTGGTCCGTGTATCTGTCTAGTGGACTCAGAACCTGGCTCCTGTAAACTGAACCCAGTTTGAAAGACATCCCATCAAACTGTTAATCACACCGAGCAGCCAGCGCACGCTCCACCAGTTCTCATCAGGAGGCTGCTGAATGTTTCACGAGGGGCCACACACGCAGTCTCATGTCACCGACCACAGATTTATTGAGCAACAACCTCAACGAGACTAAAGAGATGTTTTCAGATCTTATTTGATGCCTGACGCTGGGATTCATCAATGGCCTAGCACTCATTTTTAACAAAGCTTATCTCATTTAAAGGCTTAGATTTAGTGGTGGTTTACACATGACACCTTCCACAAACTGCATCAAACTTCTCTGTTGGTGAAGCTGATTCATGTCTGTGCTGTTTCCAGATGGAGGCCAGTGTCCTCCCTGCCAGAATGACCTGCAGACAGGCGTCCACCACGGCGCCAGGATCCCCAACAGATACTCGGTGGGTCTCAGCTCGTTGTCAGCTGTGGGTGGTCTGTTTCAGTGCACTGACTCCTGCTTGCCTTCAGTCTCTGCAGTACAAGCAGCAGTGGTAGGACTCAGAGGAACGACAGGACACCAAGATTAAAATGAGTCTGGAATCAACTCAGTTGGTTTGTGTCTTTACTCACATTGGCTGAACAGGGATATGTACAAATAAGgctacaaaagaaaaacaagattcttcagcaaaacacagacacaggatgACAGACAATTAACAGCTGTAGCTACATATTATGATTACAGGACGTCCAATCACTTCAATTAATTCTTTGTTAATGTGAAACCATCAGTCGACAGACAGAGACTGAGACGAGAGAAGCAGAAAAGGATGATTCACTGGACAGTGTGGGACACGTTAGTTTTGCATCCGATGCTGTGACTCCATCAGAGGCCTGTCATCTCCACGCACGGCGTGGCAGTGACAGATGCTACGGTGCTGTTGGCTCCACAGTCAATGTACTCGTACGTCTCCAGGGACAGGTCCTCGTAGTGGGCCATGTAATACACCGTCATAGACATTCTGCAGCGACACCACGACAAACCAGGGACAATGAG
It encodes:
- the LOC114860018 gene encoding ADP-ribosylation factor-like protein 4D; translation: MGNQLTEIAPSTPFLPSFQSMHVVVIGLDSAGKTALLYRLKLWEFVETIPTKGFNMERIKVNMGSSKSSNTTFQVWDVGGQEKLRPLWKSYTRRTDGLVFVVDAAETERMEEAKVELHRISRSAENQGVPLLVLANKQDLDGAASVSEVEKALALHELSSSTLRHTQGCSALDGRGLQPGLEKLYEMILKRKKMLRTSKKKR